A single region of the Candidatus Dormiibacterota bacterium genome encodes:
- a CDS encoding SUMF1/EgtB/PvdO family nonheme iron enzyme gives MLRPSLTEQARRPERSSSIERADLISWYRRNRERSRALFDLLTDENARYGEPIPLRHPIVFYEGHVPAFSFNTLVKTALGGASIDPELESLFARGIDPPTDQEPARDPGSNRERWPGRTVVDRFAREADERVIDALTHADIDRPGHPLLDRSEAVLVILEHEAMHQETLHYMLHRLPWDQKRCPSGYRPRIGDASPSREWIEIPPGRATMGVDRASVSFAWDNECPRYSEEVRAFAIERGNVTNAAFLDFVAAGGYQERRFWRPDDWNWVRQADLRHPLFWERRSEGWTWRGMFEPIPLPLAWPVYVSHAEAEAYARWRGVRLPTEAEFQRAAYGTPEGDERPFPWGEAPADPRHGVFDFTGWDPAPTGSHPDGRSAWGVDDLVGNGWEWTSTPFAPFPGFRAMAAYPEYSADFFDGDHFVMKGASSATARELLRPSFRNWFRARYPYVYAKFRCVRDLA, from the coding sequence ATGCTGCGTCCTTCGCTTACCGAGCAGGCGCGCCGTCCGGAGAGATCGAGCTCGATCGAGCGCGCAGATCTCATCTCCTGGTACCGCCGCAACAGGGAGCGATCCCGCGCCCTGTTCGATCTCCTGACCGACGAGAACGCCCGCTACGGCGAACCGATCCCCCTTCGACATCCCATCGTCTTCTACGAAGGACACGTGCCGGCGTTCAGCTTCAATACGCTGGTGAAGACCGCCCTCGGAGGGGCCAGCATCGACCCCGAGCTCGAGTCGCTGTTCGCGCGCGGCATCGATCCGCCCACGGACCAGGAGCCGGCGCGCGATCCCGGGAGCAACCGCGAGCGCTGGCCCGGCCGGACGGTCGTCGACCGTTTCGCGCGGGAAGCCGACGAGCGGGTGATCGACGCCCTGACTCATGCCGACATCGACCGGCCCGGTCATCCGCTGCTCGATCGCTCCGAGGCGGTCCTCGTGATCCTCGAGCACGAAGCGATGCACCAGGAGACCCTGCACTACATGCTGCATCGACTGCCGTGGGATCAGAAACGATGTCCTTCCGGCTACCGGCCGCGCATCGGAGACGCTTCGCCGTCGCGCGAGTGGATCGAGATCCCTCCGGGCCGGGCCACGATGGGAGTCGATCGCGCTTCGGTGTCGTTCGCGTGGGACAACGAGTGTCCGCGTTATTCCGAGGAGGTGCGCGCCTTCGCGATAGAGCGCGGCAATGTGACCAACGCGGCCTTCCTGGATTTCGTCGCCGCCGGCGGCTATCAGGAGCGGCGCTTCTGGCGTCCGGACGATTGGAACTGGGTGCGGCAGGCGGACCTCCGGCACCCGCTGTTCTGGGAGCGTCGATCGGAAGGGTGGACCTGGCGCGGCATGTTCGAGCCGATCCCCCTCCCGCTCGCCTGGCCGGTCTACGTCAGTCACGCGGAGGCCGAAGCCTATGCCCGCTGGCGGGGCGTGAGACTTCCGACCGAGGCGGAGTTCCAGCGCGCGGCGTACGGCACGCCCGAGGGGGATGAGCGCCCGTTTCCCTGGGGGGAGGCCCCCGCGGACCCTCGCCACGGCGTCTTCGACTTCACGGGCTGGGACCCCGCGCCCACCGGGAGCCATCCCGACGGACGCAGCGCCTGGGGCGTCGATGACCTCGTGGGCAATGGATGGGAGTGGACGAGCACGCCATTCGCTCCATTCCCGGGGTTTCGCGCCATGGCGGCATACCCGGAGTACTCGGCCGATTTCTTCGACGGCGATCATTTCGTGATGAAGGGGGCCTCGTCGGCGACGGCGCGTGAGCTTCTGCGTCCCAGTTTCCGCAACTGGTTCCGGGCGCGGTACCCCTACGTCTATGCAAAGTTCAGGTGCGTGAGGGACCTCGCATGA
- a CDS encoding response regulator transcription factor, giving the protein MNPAIKVLLVDDHLMFREGIRNRLARHSRFKVVGEAASAEEAIKILQQTAPSIVILDIRMQGPSGIDLARRLRREWPDVKILVLSGYDFDQYVRALARIGIHGYLLKDCPQEDLIEALDEIARGGVVLPPRIASKIMRSYASDSVNEGRNSRWDLTVREIEVLECLHEGLRNADIASRLDISPRTVETHVSSIISKLGAHSRTEAVRRAVQESLIR; this is encoded by the coding sequence ATGAATCCAGCGATCAAGGTCCTCCTCGTCGATGATCACCTCATGTTCCGCGAGGGAATCCGGAACCGGCTGGCCCGTCACAGCCGGTTCAAGGTCGTCGGGGAAGCCGCCAGCGCCGAGGAGGCGATCAAGATCCTGCAGCAGACCGCTCCTTCCATCGTGATTCTCGACATCCGGATGCAGGGGCCCTCCGGCATCGACCTGGCCCGGCGTCTGCGTCGCGAGTGGCCGGACGTCAAGATTCTCGTCCTCAGCGGGTATGACTTCGACCAGTATGTCCGCGCCCTTGCCCGCATCGGCATCCACGGATATCTGTTGAAGGACTGCCCCCAGGAGGATCTCATCGAAGCCCTCGACGAGATCGCCCGGGGCGGGGTCGTGCTTCCGCCGCGCATCGCGTCGAAGATCATGCGCAGCTACGCCTCGGATTCGGTGAACGAGGGCCGAAACTCAAGATGGGACCTGACCGTCCGGGAGATCGAGGTCCTGGAATGTCTTCACGAAGGACTGCGAAACGCCGATATCGCCTCCCGCCTGGATATCTCTCCCCGCACGGTCGAAACGCACGTGAGCAGCATCATTTCGAAGCTCGGCGCGCACAGCCGAACCGAAGCGGTGCGCAGGGCGGTCCAGGAGAGTCTGATCCGCTAG
- a CDS encoding FAD-dependent oxidoreductase — protein MAEMTPAEIEAFPTLTAGQIARIAPFARERDLVDDESLWEAGDRNRPMYVIVRGEVEILSGADHVVTVHNAGAFTGDVDLLSGRPVVVRARARGAARVLELPPARLRSMIQTDAELSEIFLRAFMLRRLALMAQGGGNIVLIGSRHCAGTLALREFLTRNSQPHGYLDLEGDPAVQETLDKFGVGVDDVPVLICRGTRVLRKPTIEDVADCLGLNDLNEAVVRDVAVIGAGPAGLSTAVYAASEGLDVLVLEARSPGGQAGSSSRIENYLGFPTGVTGQILASSALVQAEKFGAELAVARTVSRLGCDRPYRVELGAGVVVQARSIVIATGAKYRKPDLPNLSRFEGVGVYYGATQVEALFCRGEDVIVIGGGNSAGQAAVFLSETGRHVTMMVRGAGLAQSMSRYLIHRIQETPKITLLTNTRIVALAGDSRLEKVTWRDGNGTETTADIRHVFMMTGADPNTAWLQDCVALDDRGYVKTGPDLDAGALAAARWPFARPPMLFETSRPGVFAIGDVRANSVKRVAAAVGEGSVCVQLVHKVLSESVA, from the coding sequence ATGGCTGAGATGACCCCGGCCGAGATTGAGGCCTTCCCCACCCTGACCGCGGGGCAGATCGCGCGGATCGCCCCCTTCGCGCGCGAGCGCGATCTCGTCGACGACGAAAGCCTGTGGGAGGCGGGGGATCGCAACAGGCCGATGTACGTGATCGTCCGGGGCGAGGTCGAGATCCTGTCAGGGGCCGATCACGTGGTGACCGTGCACAACGCCGGTGCGTTCACGGGGGACGTCGACCTCCTGTCCGGCCGTCCGGTGGTGGTGCGGGCGCGCGCCCGGGGCGCCGCGCGCGTGCTCGAGCTGCCTCCGGCCCGGCTGCGCTCGATGATCCAGACGGACGCGGAGCTGAGCGAAATCTTCCTGCGCGCGTTCATGCTGCGCCGCCTGGCGCTGATGGCCCAGGGCGGGGGGAATATCGTCCTCATCGGCTCGCGCCATTGCGCGGGCACGCTCGCGCTGCGGGAGTTCCTGACCCGCAACAGCCAGCCGCACGGATATCTCGACCTGGAGGGGGACCCGGCGGTCCAGGAGACGCTCGACAAGTTCGGGGTCGGTGTCGACGACGTGCCGGTCCTCATCTGCCGGGGGACCCGGGTGCTGCGCAAACCGACGATCGAAGACGTGGCCGACTGTCTCGGGTTGAACGATCTCAACGAGGCGGTCGTGCGCGATGTCGCGGTCATCGGGGCCGGGCCGGCGGGTCTGTCGACCGCCGTCTACGCGGCGTCCGAGGGGCTCGATGTCCTGGTGCTCGAGGCCCGGTCGCCGGGCGGGCAGGCCGGCTCGAGCTCCAGGATCGAGAACTACCTGGGCTTCCCGACGGGAGTCACGGGGCAGATCCTCGCCAGCAGCGCCCTCGTCCAGGCCGAGAAGTTCGGGGCGGAGCTCGCGGTGGCCCGCACCGTGTCGCGGCTCGGGTGCGATCGCCCCTATCGCGTGGAGCTCGGCGCAGGCGTCGTCGTCCAGGCCCGCTCGATCGTCATCGCGACCGGGGCCAAGTACCGCAAGCCGGACCTGCCGAACCTGTCGCGTTTCGAGGGGGTCGGCGTCTATTATGGAGCGACGCAGGTCGAGGCGCTCTTCTGCCGCGGTGAGGACGTCATCGTCATCGGGGGCGGCAATTCCGCCGGCCAGGCCGCGGTCTTCCTCTCGGAGACGGGCCGCCACGTGACCATGATGGTCCGCGGCGCGGGGCTCGCGCAGAGCATGTCGCGTTACCTGATCCACCGCATCCAGGAGACGCCCAAAATCACGCTGCTCACGAACACGCGCATCGTGGCGCTGGCGGGGGACTCGCGGCTGGAGAAGGTGACCTGGCGCGATGGAAACGGGACCGAGACGACGGCGGACATCCGGCACGTCTTCATGATGACCGGCGCCGACCCGAACACCGCGTGGCTGCAGGACTGCGTCGCCCTCGACGATCGGGGATACGTGAAGACGGGTCCGGATCTCGACGCGGGGGCCCTGGCCGCGGCTCGCTGGCCGTTCGCGCGCCCGCCGATGCTTTTCGAGACCAGCCGGCCCGGCGTGTTCGCGATCGGCGACGTCCGGGCCAACAGCGTCAAGCGCGTCGCCGCCGCGGTGGGCGAGGGCTCGGTCTGCGTCCAGCTGGTGCACAAGGTGCTCTCCGAGTCGGTGGCCTAG
- the egtD gene encoding L-histidine N(alpha)-methyltransferase produces MTPTLTTLFTTTPASRCRFADDVRDFLTLQPRQLPSHYLYDELGSALFEAICRLPWYSLTRAELRLLEAHAREILDAGVTTVIELGAGSGAKLSALIAGAGSGRGPLDLHIVDVSRSALAQASRALEGFKNVRFMPHETTYEAGLEEFGHAKSVKGRRLALFLGSNIGNFDPPGRDAFLRTVRASLNPRDALLLGVDLVKPERDLLLAYDDPLGVTAAFNLNLLSRINRELQGDFDLDGFTHRALWNEKHSRIEMHLRSARRQRIGIRGADLEFVMGEGEMIWTESSYKYDAPEVVSMLERSGFSVRAQWIDSVDRFALTLAEAV; encoded by the coding sequence ATGACGCCGACGCTGACGACGCTCTTCACGACGACCCCGGCTTCGAGATGCCGGTTCGCGGACGACGTGCGGGACTTCCTGACGCTGCAGCCGCGGCAGCTCCCGTCGCACTACCTCTACGACGAGCTGGGCTCCGCGCTCTTCGAGGCCATCTGCCGGCTGCCCTGGTACTCGCTGACCCGCGCCGAGCTGCGCCTGCTCGAGGCGCACGCCCGCGAGATCCTGGACGCCGGCGTCACGACCGTCATCGAGCTGGGCGCCGGGAGCGGGGCTAAATTGTCCGCGTTGATTGCCGGGGCCGGGTCCGGCCGGGGTCCTCTCGATCTGCACATCGTCGACGTGTCCAGAAGCGCGCTCGCCCAGGCGAGCCGGGCGCTCGAAGGCTTCAAGAACGTCCGTTTCATGCCCCACGAGACAACGTACGAGGCCGGACTCGAGGAGTTCGGGCACGCGAAGTCGGTCAAGGGGCGCCGGCTGGCGCTGTTCCTCGGGTCGAATATCGGCAATTTCGATCCACCGGGGCGCGACGCGTTCCTCAGGACAGTGCGGGCGTCTCTCAATCCGCGCGACGCTCTCCTCCTGGGCGTCGACCTTGTCAAGCCCGAGCGGGATCTGCTTCTCGCCTACGACGATCCTCTCGGCGTCACCGCGGCGTTCAATCTCAATTTGCTGTCCCGGATCAATCGCGAGCTGCAGGGCGACTTCGATCTCGACGGCTTCACCCATCGCGCGCTGTGGAACGAGAAGCACTCGCGCATCGAGATGCACTTGCGCAGCGCTCGAAGGCAGCGCATCGGCATCCGCGGTGCCGACCTGGAATTCGTGATGGGCGAGGGGGAGATGATCTGGACGGAGAGCTCGTACAAGTACGACGCCCCCGAAGTCGTCTCGATGCTGGAGCGCTCGGGCTTCAGCGTCCGGGCGCAATGGATCGACAGCGTCGATCGGTTCGCGCTCACCCTGGCCGAGGCGGTCTAG
- a CDS encoding GlsB/YeaQ/YmgE family stress response membrane protein, with the protein MSLNFLLLLLVAGVCGSVAQTLVGYSHRGWLTSIALGFVGALLGSWLAGALGVRELLALHIGDGSFPVVWSIIGAALFVVTLHLVRPRAAG; encoded by the coding sequence ATGTCTCTCAATTTTCTCCTGCTGCTGCTGGTGGCCGGAGTTTGCGGCAGCGTGGCCCAGACGCTCGTCGGGTACTCGCACCGCGGCTGGCTGACGTCGATCGCCCTGGGATTCGTGGGCGCTCTGCTCGGTTCGTGGCTGGCAGGCGCCCTCGGCGTCCGCGAGCTGCTGGCCCTTCACATAGGCGACGGGTCATTCCCAGTCGTCTGGTCGATCATCGGCGCCGCGCTGTTCGTGGTCACGTTGCATCTGGTGCGGCCCAGAGCGGCGGGTTGA
- a CDS encoding DUF5996 family protein, producing MIHEAWPPLPLDQWEDTCNTLQLWTQIVGKTRLALAPMQNHWWQVALYITARGLGTSPMPDGERTFEVDFDFVDHRLLVRTSDGRTESLPLVPRTVADFHARYLEALRSLGIEPKIRPVPNEVANPLPFDKDDVHRSYDPDAAWRCWRVLVQADRVLKEFRGRFLGKSSPVHFWWGSFDLACTRFSGRTAPPHPGGLPGLPDWVTREAYSHECISAGWWPGNGGGPVREASFYAYAYPEPPGCSQATIRPAEASYHPVVREWILPYAAVVRATSPDALVLDFLVSTYETAARLGDWNRAALERAVLPGATSRPPRPG from the coding sequence ATGATCCATGAGGCGTGGCCTCCCCTCCCGCTGGATCAGTGGGAGGACACCTGCAACACCCTGCAGCTCTGGACGCAGATCGTCGGCAAGACCCGGCTCGCGCTCGCGCCGATGCAGAACCACTGGTGGCAGGTCGCGTTGTACATCACGGCGCGCGGCCTCGGGACTTCCCCCATGCCTGACGGCGAGCGCACGTTCGAGGTCGACTTCGATTTCGTCGATCATCGGCTGCTCGTCCGCACGAGCGACGGCCGGACGGAATCGCTCCCGCTCGTGCCGCGAACCGTGGCGGACTTCCACGCTCGCTACCTCGAGGCGCTGCGATCGCTCGGCATCGAACCGAAGATCCGTCCCGTGCCGAACGAGGTCGCGAACCCCCTGCCGTTCGACAAGGACGACGTGCACCGTTCCTACGACCCCGACGCCGCCTGGCGGTGCTGGAGAGTTCTCGTTCAAGCCGATCGGGTCCTGAAGGAATTCCGCGGACGCTTCCTGGGCAAGAGCAGTCCAGTTCATTTCTGGTGGGGGAGCTTCGACCTGGCGTGCACGCGGTTTTCCGGACGAACGGCGCCGCCGCACCCCGGGGGCCTGCCGGGCCTGCCCGACTGGGTGACGCGGGAGGCCTACTCGCACGAGTGCATCAGCGCCGGCTGGTGGCCGGGAAACGGCGGCGGGCCGGTGCGCGAGGCGTCGTTCTACGCCTACGCCTATCCCGAGCCTCCGGGTTGCTCCCAGGCGACGATCCGGCCCGCGGAGGCGTCCTACCACCCCGTGGTGCGCGAGTGGATCCTCCCCTACGCCGCGGTCGTTCGGGCGACTTCCCCCGACGCTCTCGTCCTCGACTTCCTGGTCAGCACCTACGAGACCGCGGCGCGGCTCGGAGACTGGAACCGGGCGGCCCTGGAAAGAGCGGTGCTGCCCGGCGCGACCTCTAGACCGCCTCGGCCAGGGTGA
- a CDS encoding ATP-binding protein, whose amino-acid sequence MPAGLAWYDGARPGMRVIALDGLDAHAAAGFHPLREVALLAPGGRSVLARVTFEAMNVPFWASASLWLTGALFALLGSVVLVRRPDAPVARLFALFAGLTGVALGVSPASGGPHPVWALVVQFVSLLGVATALPAFATAFVGEWSGPRTVLRLFWLAGGLLLTGYLVSIFILPSFYSQVRVAFAIYFVGSILAALIVLARRTLSHPPTRSARDARLALAGIACGTLPFVGLTLIPQNTVHSEIAPGYVTAILWGVIPLTFAYAILRHQVLGIRRLVHRGMVHGITATITLAVVFLIVVAIDSRGDGVLRAAHPAWSTAALVALGALLFHVLSRGVRVLVDRLFYHDEVDSGTLLAAMRNDLVGSAHVEEVVAAMVKKLRESLRLEAVLLFLGTTAETVRVAASAGTRADESIEYIRPRLLAMDLDEHGMSETRWDSDVLLIARLETGVHTLGFLVLGPKERGEVFLREERRLVETVTPILALAIRETSLLAELREVNERLTDAQEAERGRIARDLHDGPLQKAILLGGGADVALRDRNGVARELAAELREVCARLRPAILDDLGLVPALEWLLEQTAQGFTVTPRLTLRGMTEDDRLAPNTELALFRVTQEAVSNALKHGHARSIHVSLSRTINGVELSVTDDGNGAAFAGDSMRGLGIPGMRERLRQVGGSVSILSDGRTGTMVSARIPYVVHGEQ is encoded by the coding sequence ATGCCGGCTGGACTTGCCTGGTACGACGGCGCCCGCCCCGGCATGCGGGTCATCGCGCTCGACGGTCTGGACGCCCACGCCGCGGCCGGTTTCCATCCTCTGCGGGAGGTCGCGCTGCTGGCTCCGGGAGGCCGGAGCGTTCTGGCTCGCGTGACGTTCGAGGCCATGAACGTGCCTTTCTGGGCTAGTGCCTCCCTTTGGCTCACCGGGGCTCTATTCGCTCTTCTTGGCTCGGTCGTCCTGGTGCGGCGACCTGATGCGCCAGTCGCCCGTCTCTTCGCGCTCTTCGCAGGGCTCACGGGAGTCGCGCTTGGAGTGTCGCCGGCCTCCGGCGGCCCTCATCCCGTGTGGGCGCTCGTGGTGCAGTTTGTGAGCCTCCTGGGGGTGGCGACAGCCCTGCCGGCGTTCGCCACCGCCTTCGTGGGGGAGTGGAGCGGACCCCGGACCGTCCTCCGGCTTTTCTGGCTGGCCGGCGGCCTGCTCCTGACCGGCTACCTGGTCTCCATTTTCATTCTTCCCTCTTTCTACAGCCAGGTGCGGGTCGCCTTCGCCATTTACTTCGTGGGGAGTATCCTCGCCGCTCTCATCGTGCTCGCGCGAAGGACGTTGTCCCACCCCCCCACACGGTCAGCGCGCGACGCCCGCCTCGCACTGGCCGGTATCGCCTGCGGCACGCTTCCCTTCGTCGGTCTCACCCTGATTCCGCAAAACACCGTGCACAGCGAGATCGCACCGGGATACGTGACCGCGATTCTGTGGGGCGTCATCCCCCTGACCTTCGCGTACGCCATCCTCCGCCACCAGGTCCTCGGCATCCGCCGTCTCGTGCACCGCGGCATGGTCCATGGCATCACGGCGACGATCACCCTGGCTGTCGTCTTCCTCATCGTCGTCGCGATCGACTCCCGCGGCGACGGGGTTCTCCGGGCTGCGCACCCCGCGTGGTCGACCGCCGCGCTCGTCGCGCTCGGGGCTCTTCTCTTTCACGTCCTGTCCCGGGGCGTGCGCGTCCTGGTCGACCGACTCTTCTATCACGACGAAGTCGACTCGGGGACCTTGCTGGCGGCCATGCGCAATGATCTTGTCGGAAGCGCGCACGTCGAGGAAGTCGTGGCCGCCATGGTGAAGAAACTGCGGGAGTCGCTGCGGCTGGAGGCCGTTCTCCTGTTCCTGGGGACGACCGCCGAGACGGTGCGCGTGGCTGCGTCGGCCGGAACGCGCGCGGACGAGAGCATCGAATATATCCGGCCGCGCCTTCTCGCGATGGATCTTGACGAGCACGGAATGTCCGAGACACGATGGGACTCCGACGTGCTGCTCATCGCCCGGCTTGAGACCGGGGTCCACACGCTGGGTTTCCTGGTACTCGGGCCGAAGGAGAGGGGCGAGGTCTTCCTCCGCGAGGAGCGGCGTCTGGTCGAGACCGTCACCCCGATCCTCGCGCTCGCGATTCGCGAAACGAGCCTTCTCGCGGAGCTGCGCGAAGTGAACGAGCGCCTGACGGACGCGCAGGAGGCCGAGCGCGGGCGAATCGCGCGCGACCTCCATGACGGACCGCTGCAGAAGGCGATTCTGCTCGGCGGCGGCGCCGACGTGGCGCTTCGCGACAGGAACGGTGTGGCCCGCGAGCTTGCGGCGGAATTGCGCGAGGTGTGCGCCCGCCTCCGGCCGGCCATCCTCGACGATCTGGGCCTCGTCCCGGCCCTCGAGTGGCTGTTGGAGCAGACCGCCCAGGGATTCACCGTGACGCCGCGCTTGACGCTGCGCGGCATGACGGAAGACGATCGCCTGGCGCCGAATACCGAGCTGGCGCTCTTCCGCGTCACCCAGGAGGCCGTGAGCAACGCCCTGAAGCACGGTCACGCCAGGTCGATCCACGTCTCGCTGTCCAGGACGATCAACGGCGTCGAGCTGTCCGTCACCGATGACGGCAACGGCGCCGCGTTTGCCGGCGATTCGATGCGCGGCCTCGGCATCCCGGGGATGCGCGAGCGCCTCCGTCAGGTCGGGGGGAGCGTCTCGATACTGTCCGACGGAAGAACGGGGACCATGGTCTCGGCCCGCATTCCGTACGTGGTTCACGGAGAACAATGA
- the dps gene encoding DNA starvation/stationary phase protection protein Dps: MHKTKNDIPEKVRVQVASLLQERLSDAVDLVTHAKQAHWNVKGPNFIALHELFDKVYEHAGDYADLLAERILQLGGTAEGTVRAVVKQSQLPEYPLTIASGKEHVECLSRSLAYFGSVVRQGIDRADEIGDKDTADIFTEISRNVDKDLWFVESHAQSER; encoded by the coding sequence ATGCACAAGACCAAGAATGACATTCCCGAGAAAGTCCGCGTTCAGGTGGCGAGCCTCCTCCAGGAGCGTCTGTCGGATGCGGTGGATCTCGTGACGCACGCCAAGCAGGCGCACTGGAACGTCAAGGGGCCGAATTTCATCGCGCTCCACGAGCTGTTCGACAAGGTGTACGAGCATGCGGGGGATTACGCCGATCTGCTCGCCGAGCGCATCCTGCAGCTCGGCGGCACGGCGGAAGGGACGGTCCGCGCCGTGGTGAAGCAATCGCAGCTTCCCGAATATCCCCTGACGATCGCCAGCGGCAAGGAGCACGTCGAATGTCTGTCGCGCAGCCTCGCCTACTTCGGATCGGTGGTGCGCCAGGGAATCGACCGGGCCGACGAGATCGGCGACAAGGACACCGCCGACATCTTCACGGAGATTTCGCGCAACGTCGACAAGGACCTCTGGTTCGTCGAGTCTCACGCCCAGTCGGAGCGCTGA
- a CDS encoding lytic transglycosylase domain-containing protein, translated as MANWAYQAIRKPTELFFPVSGALAKSPAETWQSYAPLFNEHATAVITPALLAALAQIEGAGNPLARTYWRWRPARNPFKVYQPASSAVGMYQMTDATFSEGKRYCIHDHVVVEVGGWLDAKSCWFNVLYSRVVPSHAIEMTSALLDRGVAVAIERHRVAGVTPERQQDLAAVIHLCGPTAGDAYVARGFRLAAHQRCGDHDVGAYLAQVNAMKRQFARMAAAG; from the coding sequence GTGGCCAACTGGGCGTATCAGGCGATCCGCAAGCCGACCGAGCTGTTCTTTCCCGTCAGCGGCGCTCTCGCAAAATCTCCCGCCGAGACGTGGCAGAGCTACGCGCCGCTCTTCAACGAGCATGCGACCGCCGTCATCACCCCCGCGCTCCTGGCCGCGCTCGCCCAGATCGAAGGGGCGGGCAACCCCCTGGCGCGGACGTACTGGCGGTGGCGTCCGGCCCGGAATCCGTTCAAGGTGTACCAGCCGGCGTCGAGCGCGGTCGGCATGTACCAGATGACGGACGCGACGTTCAGCGAAGGGAAGCGCTACTGCATCCACGACCACGTGGTCGTCGAGGTCGGCGGGTGGCTCGACGCGAAATCGTGCTGGTTCAACGTCCTCTACAGCCGCGTCGTGCCGAGTCATGCGATCGAGATGACGTCGGCCCTCCTGGATCGCGGTGTCGCCGTCGCGATCGAGCGCCATCGTGTCGCCGGCGTCACCCCCGAGCGGCAGCAGGATCTGGCCGCCGTGATCCACCTGTGCGGGCCGACGGCGGGGGACGCCTATGTGGCGCGCGGCTTCCGCCTGGCCGCCCACCAGCGCTGCGGCGACCACGACGTCGGCGCCTACCTGGCGCAAGTCAACGCGATGAAACGGCAGTTCGCCCGGATGGCGGCTGCCGGATAG
- a CDS encoding UBP-type zinc finger domain-containing protein encodes MPKRCTHLDQVRDVAPRTPDGCEECLAMGSEWVHLRLCLSCGHVGCCDDSPNKHATKHFRKIHHPIIRSFEPGEDWGWCFIDEVVMEPAPGAVGRSR; translated from the coding sequence ATGCCGAAACGATGCACGCACCTGGATCAGGTTCGCGACGTGGCCCCGCGAACCCCCGACGGCTGCGAAGAGTGTCTGGCGATGGGAAGTGAATGGGTTCACCTCCGCCTGTGCCTGTCGTGCGGTCATGTGGGTTGCTGCGACGACTCGCCCAACAAGCACGCCACCAAGCACTTCAGGAAGATCCATCATCCGATCATCCGGAGCTTCGAGCCGGGCGAGGACTGGGGCTGGTGCTTCATCGATGAGGTCGTCATGGAGCCGGCGCCCGGCGCCGTAGGGCGGTCCCGATGA